One segment of Triticum aestivum cultivar Chinese Spring chromosome 2A, IWGSC CS RefSeq v2.1, whole genome shotgun sequence DNA contains the following:
- the LOC123184568 gene encoding protein trichome birefringence-like 42 isoform X2, which translates to MDSLATSTARRWALCSLLCLCLFCAGLLLGSRPFFFPALLPPPWEHFSRLQQQPAPRPHLPPPPHHHAAAYHDHDDSTAPAPDAGPGDLGSEEEKRDEEPAASAPSPLRAAAAYHDPDDSTAPAPDAGSGDVGSEEEEQDEELAASAPAPAPASDGDGDGEGRECDLFDGSWVRDPARYPLYEAAECPFLSDQVTCRRNGRPDSGYEQWRWQPRGCGGAVGRLDGHGALEQCRNRRLVFVGDSLNRNMWESLAWILYTALPDRSRARVHHASSEHKIFRAMDYNCSVEFFWSPFLVQLETKPDRTKVLKLDQLPAMLQQVIGADVLVFNTGHWWTHTGKLRAWDHLERNGMLVKMEGEEAFSRALRTWARWVDHNVEQTRTRVFFRSVSPEHKGANWCYNHYATPFCRRNTLCATKRHNITG; encoded by the exons ATGGATTCCCTCGCGACGTCCACGGCCCGGAGATGGGCGCTCTGCTCCCTCCTCTGCCTCTGCCTCTTCtgcgccggcctcctcctcggctcccgccccttcttcttccccgcgctgctgccgccgccgtggGAGCACTTCTCCAGGCTGCAGCAGCAGCCCGCTCCacgtcctcatcttcctcctcctcctcatcatcatgctGCTGCCTACCATGACCACGACGACTCCACGGCACCAGCGCCGGACGCCGGCCCCGGAGATCTTGGCAGCGAGGAGGAGAAGCGAGACGAGGAGCCGGCAGCGTCAGCGCCCTCTCCCCTTCGTGCTGCTGCTGCTTACCATGACCCCGACGACTCAACGGCGCCAGCGCCGGACGCCGGCTCGGGAGATGTcggcagcgaggaggaggagcaagaCGAGGAGCTGGCAGCGTCGGCGCCCGCGCCCGCTCCGGCatcggacggcgacggcgacggagaggGAAGGGAGTGCGACCTGTTCGACGGGAGCTGGGTGCGCGACCCGGCGAGGTACCCGCTGTACGAGGCGGCGGAGTGCCCGTTCCTCAGCGACCAGGTCACCTGCCGGAGGAACGGCCGCCCGGACTCCGGCTACGAGCAGTGGCGGTGGCAGCCGAGGGGGTGCGGCGGCGCCGTCGGGAGGCTCGACGGCCACGGGGCGCTGGAGCAGTGCCGGAACAGGCGGCTCGTGTTCGTGGGCGACTCGCTCAACAGGAACATGTGGGAGTCGCTGGCCTGGATCCTCTACACGGCGCTGCCCGACCGCTCGCGGGCGCGCGTCCACCACGCCAGCTCCGAGCACAAGATCTTCCGCGCCATG GATTACAATTGCTCGGTGGAGTTCTTCTGGAGCCCGTTCCTGGTGCAGCTTGAGACCAAGCCGGACCGGACCAAGGTGCTCAAGCTAGACCAGCTCCCAGCCATGCTTCAGCAGGTGATCGGGGCAGACGTCCTCGTCTTCAACACCGGCCACTGGTGGACACACACCGGCAAGCTCAGGGC CTGGGATCACCTGGAGAGAAACGGGATGCTGGTCAAGATGGAAGGAGAGGAGGCATTCAGCAGAGCGCTGAGGACATGGGCGAGATGGGTGGATCACAACGTGGAGCAGACCAGAACCAGAGTCTTCTTCCGAAGCGTCTCGCCTGAACACAAGGG CGCGAACTGGTGCTACAatcattatgcaactcccttttgccggaggaacactttgtgtgctaccaaacgtcacaacataactgggtga
- the LOC123184568 gene encoding protein trichome birefringence-like 42 isoform X1 — MDSLATSTARRWALCSLLCLCLFCAGLLLGSRPFFFPALLPPPWEHFSRLQQQPAPRPHLPPPPHHHAAAYHDHDDSTAPAPDAGPGDLGSEEEKRDEEPAASAPSPLRAAAAYHDPDDSTAPAPDAGSGDVGSEEEEQDEELAASAPAPAPASDGDGDGEGRECDLFDGSWVRDPARYPLYEAAECPFLSDQVTCRRNGRPDSGYEQWRWQPRGCGGAVGRLDGHGALEQCRNRRLVFVGDSLNRNMWESLAWILYTALPDRSRARVHHASSEHKIFRAMGKYMLQDYNCSVEFFWSPFLVQLETKPDRTKVLKLDQLPAMLQQVIGADVLVFNTGHWWTHTGKLRAWDHLERNGMLVKMEGEEAFSRALRTWARWVDHNVEQTRTRVFFRSVSPEHKGANWCYNHYATPFCRRNTLCATKRHNITG, encoded by the exons ATGGATTCCCTCGCGACGTCCACGGCCCGGAGATGGGCGCTCTGCTCCCTCCTCTGCCTCTGCCTCTTCtgcgccggcctcctcctcggctcccgccccttcttcttccccgcgctgctgccgccgccgtggGAGCACTTCTCCAGGCTGCAGCAGCAGCCCGCTCCacgtcctcatcttcctcctcctcctcatcatcatgctGCTGCCTACCATGACCACGACGACTCCACGGCACCAGCGCCGGACGCCGGCCCCGGAGATCTTGGCAGCGAGGAGGAGAAGCGAGACGAGGAGCCGGCAGCGTCAGCGCCCTCTCCCCTTCGTGCTGCTGCTGCTTACCATGACCCCGACGACTCAACGGCGCCAGCGCCGGACGCCGGCTCGGGAGATGTcggcagcgaggaggaggagcaagaCGAGGAGCTGGCAGCGTCGGCGCCCGCGCCCGCTCCGGCatcggacggcgacggcgacggagaggGAAGGGAGTGCGACCTGTTCGACGGGAGCTGGGTGCGCGACCCGGCGAGGTACCCGCTGTACGAGGCGGCGGAGTGCCCGTTCCTCAGCGACCAGGTCACCTGCCGGAGGAACGGCCGCCCGGACTCCGGCTACGAGCAGTGGCGGTGGCAGCCGAGGGGGTGCGGCGGCGCCGTCGGGAGGCTCGACGGCCACGGGGCGCTGGAGCAGTGCCGGAACAGGCGGCTCGTGTTCGTGGGCGACTCGCTCAACAGGAACATGTGGGAGTCGCTGGCCTGGATCCTCTACACGGCGCTGCCCGACCGCTCGCGGGCGCGCGTCCACCACGCCAGCTCCGAGCACAAGATCTTCCGCGCCATG GGAAAATACATGTTGCAGGATTACAATTGCTCGGTGGAGTTCTTCTGGAGCCCGTTCCTGGTGCAGCTTGAGACCAAGCCGGACCGGACCAAGGTGCTCAAGCTAGACCAGCTCCCAGCCATGCTTCAGCAGGTGATCGGGGCAGACGTCCTCGTCTTCAACACCGGCCACTGGTGGACACACACCGGCAAGCTCAGGGC CTGGGATCACCTGGAGAGAAACGGGATGCTGGTCAAGATGGAAGGAGAGGAGGCATTCAGCAGAGCGCTGAGGACATGGGCGAGATGGGTGGATCACAACGTGGAGCAGACCAGAACCAGAGTCTTCTTCCGAAGCGTCTCGCCTGAACACAAGGG CGCGAACTGGTGCTACAatcattatgcaactcccttttgccggaggaacactttgtgtgctaccaaacgtcacaacataactgggtga
- the LOC123184569 gene encoding protein trichome birefringence-like 42, which translates to MDYNCSVEFFWSPFLVQLETKPDRTKVLKLDQLPAMLQQVIGADVLVFNTGHWWTHTGKLRAWDHLERNGMLVKMEGEEAFSRALRTWARWVDHNVEQTRTRVFFRSVSPEHKGANWCYNHYATPFCRRNTLCATKRHNITG; encoded by the exons ATG GATTACAATTGCTCGGTGGAGTTCTTCTGGAGCCCGTTCCTGGTGCAGCTTGAGACCAAGCCGGACCGGACCAAGGTGCTCAAGCTAGACCAGCTCCCAGCCATGCTTCAGCAGGTGATCGGGGCAGACGTCCTCGTCTTCAACACCGGCCACTGGTGGACACACACCGGCAAGCTCAGGGC CTGGGATCACCTGGAGAGAAACGGGATGCTGGTCAAGATGGAAGGAGAGGAGGCATTCAGCAGAGCGCTGAGGACATGGGCGAGATGGGTGGATCACAACGTGGAGCAGACCAGAACCAGAGTCTTCTTCCGAAGCGTCTCGCCTGAACACAAGGG CGCGAACTGGTGCTACAatcattatgcaactcccttttgccggaggaacactttgtgtgctaccaaacgtcacaacataactgggtga